A genomic segment from Neobacillus sp. YX16 encodes:
- a CDS encoding 5'-nucleotidase C-terminal domain-containing protein: protein MNRRHKKRLSMVTVPALLISLFSPIANTAAKAETSVAADLIISEYIEGSSFNKAIELYNGTGAEIDLSGYTLEHYNNSGSAITGTTTTDKVLPLDGKLAAGDTYVISRSDANPAIVAVTDKVDESKQIINFNGNDQIVLKKNGSVVDSIGWVGSVENHLADVSLVRNSNVLTGDTIINDAFDKTKEWSDLGKDVSSNLGVHTLGGAPEEEPEAPLEAITVAKARQAGAGQTVTIEGIATTKNGLWGYDTFYMQDGTAGMLIYGSPKDVQPGDKVKITGKLITYKNELELQPTNMDIISSGNNLPEAQVIAPTAINEATQGELIKLENITITALESDSYGTAIFQAKTETGDQVRVIHDNRTGSDYNELIKYYKEGDKVHLKGIGSIDTDGYHVKTFGLESYDLVNKPAVYVAQAQGTVPAGTKIELKSGIEGAEIYYTTDGSVPTIENTKYVQPIALETGDTTIKAIAVNGEKVSEVFSFTYTILNTEGVKIRDIQGKGHVSKYDGSAVKGITGVVTHVIGTSTFIIQDENADDNKTTSEAIQVYKSSHGVSVGDKVTVDGIVEENGGGANLSKTQINASAVTKTGTAELPTPQVVGKDILPPNKIIDNDEMKSFDPEQDGIDFWESVEFMRVSFPNAKVVGPPYSNDVPIIVESTTNNVLNNQGGLTIAADDYNPEKVFLDNVGNNFKSGDTFDGDVVGVISYSSNGYQLLTNKDKLPKVIESNIQPEVTNIAPADDKLTVATYNMENFSNNKSNTPDEKVAKIAKTFVSNMKSPDIISLVEVQDNDGETDSGNADASESYERLIAAIKAENGPDYKWTDVTPVNNDNGGAPGGNIRVGYLYNPDRVTLVEGTKGTGTQANAWSETGNLTLNPGVINPAKFPDTRKPIVSEFEFQGERVVVIGAHLNSKGGDQSLWGSNQPPKLNSESERLGLAQEINDFIDAGLAKNPNLNIVVAGDMNDFEFTPALETLKGGVLTNMVDHVPAEDRFSYFFQGNNQTLDHILVSNNLLNATTADMIHINANFTEQASDHDPVLVQIDLANANKNFDLSIMHTNDTHAALDKMPKTVTAVKEVRAENPDALLLNAGDVFTGTLYFNEFHGQADLALMNLMRYDAMTFGNHEFDLGSSDEGHQGLVDFIKEAKFPFVSANVDFSQDNKFTGIFNDSVTAEAVNGQIYNGIIKEVNGEKVGIFGLTTAETEDLSSPGAITFEDYKAEAEKAVAAFEEQGVNKIIALTHIGYDDNAAFDNDLVLAEEVEGIDVIVGGHSHTVLAEPVVVAKDTTPTLIVQTGNANSNLGVLDVEFDEYGVVVGQAGELIAIDKQADDQEAAALLAPYKTKVDAVAKEEIGVTTTAELENPRTNGDNTAPSVRKNETILGNLITDGMLTKAKEFTGKNVIMALQNGGGIRAAINAGPITVGEVITVLPFANTLATMDVTGAELKEAFEISFSKYPGENGGFLHVAGGKVVFDSTKPAGERVVSLKYLNQNGKYVDVQDEETYTVATNAFTAKGGDGYDVFAKAYEEGRVTDLGLSDWENFRDYLVSLETIPTKVEGRIVEGSDDPGNKPGENPGNKPGENPGNKPGENPGNKPGENPGNKPGENPGNKPGEKPGNNPGKSDEAKVIKPKVAKEGNKYTISEEALENLEEKAIVVVEVDNKINATVKLKKEQIQALKDASAAIQVSNGNVEVLIPASILPLAENLDIKVKKMQAIGSLTVYDFTNEADGKLYHEFNEKVKLTFKVDQKQIKNPKNVKVYYWNEKEEKWVLIGGEYQNGEISAYTDHFSTYGVFEGQPASNKIPTQADHELPNTATNNFNILLAGLMLVLSGGVLYFVKRRNAISN, encoded by the coding sequence ATGAATAGAAGACATAAGAAGAGATTAAGTATGGTCACGGTGCCTGCCCTACTTATAAGTTTATTCTCACCAATAGCTAATACTGCAGCAAAGGCTGAAACTAGCGTAGCTGCGGATTTGATAATCTCAGAATATATTGAGGGATCAAGTTTTAATAAAGCGATTGAGCTATACAATGGAACAGGCGCAGAGATTGATCTAAGTGGGTATACACTTGAACACTATAACAATAGTGGAAGTGCTATAACAGGAACAACTACTACGGATAAGGTTTTACCATTAGACGGTAAGCTCGCTGCTGGCGATACATACGTGATATCTCGTTCAGATGCAAATCCTGCAATTGTTGCGGTAACTGATAAAGTTGATGAGAGCAAACAAATAATTAATTTTAATGGTAACGATCAAATCGTACTTAAGAAAAATGGAAGTGTTGTTGATTCAATTGGATGGGTTGGATCAGTGGAAAATCACCTGGCAGATGTATCTTTAGTTAGAAATAGTAATGTTTTAACAGGCGATACAATTATAAATGATGCTTTTGATAAAACAAAGGAATGGTCTGATTTAGGTAAGGATGTCTCTTCAAACCTAGGAGTGCATACATTAGGTGGAGCTCCAGAAGAGGAACCTGAAGCGCCACTAGAAGCTATTACAGTGGCAAAAGCTCGTCAAGCTGGAGCAGGTCAAACAGTAACCATTGAAGGTATTGCTACAACAAAGAATGGACTTTGGGGTTATGATACTTTCTATATGCAAGATGGTACAGCAGGTATGCTCATTTACGGTAGCCCGAAGGATGTTCAACCTGGGGATAAAGTAAAAATTACTGGAAAGTTAATAACATATAAGAACGAATTAGAGCTTCAACCGACCAACATGGACATTATCTCCTCTGGTAACAATTTACCCGAAGCTCAAGTTATAGCACCAACAGCTATTAACGAAGCTACTCAAGGTGAATTGATTAAATTAGAAAATATTACAATTACAGCTCTGGAAAGTGATAGCTATGGAACGGCAATTTTCCAAGCAAAGACGGAAACAGGAGATCAGGTACGTGTGATTCATGATAATCGTACAGGTTCTGATTATAATGAACTGATTAAATATTATAAAGAAGGCGACAAAGTTCATTTAAAAGGAATTGGATCGATTGATACTGATGGATATCATGTAAAAACATTTGGTCTTGAAAGTTATGATCTAGTAAACAAACCAGCAGTTTATGTAGCACAAGCTCAAGGAACAGTACCAGCAGGTACAAAGATTGAACTGAAATCTGGTATTGAAGGTGCTGAGATTTATTACACAACTGATGGTTCAGTGCCAACAATCGAAAATACTAAATATGTTCAACCCATTGCATTAGAAACGGGCGACACAACTATTAAAGCTATTGCAGTAAATGGAGAAAAAGTAAGCGAAGTATTTAGCTTCACTTATACCATTTTAAATACTGAAGGCGTAAAAATTCGTGATATTCAAGGGAAAGGACATGTTTCTAAATATGACGGATCTGCAGTTAAAGGTATTACGGGTGTTGTAACGCATGTAATTGGTACGTCAACTTTTATCATTCAAGATGAAAACGCCGACGATAACAAAACGACATCAGAAGCAATTCAAGTATACAAATCATCTCATGGTGTGTCTGTAGGTGATAAAGTAACCGTTGACGGAATTGTAGAAGAAAATGGCGGCGGTGCTAACCTTTCTAAAACTCAAATTAACGCAAGTGCTGTAACAAAAACAGGGACAGCTGAGTTACCAACACCACAAGTAGTTGGTAAAGACATTCTGCCTCCAAATAAAATCATTGATAATGATGAAATGAAATCATTTGATCCAGAACAAGATGGTATTGATTTCTGGGAATCTGTAGAATTTATGCGAGTTTCATTCCCAAATGCGAAAGTAGTGGGCCCTCCTTACTCAAATGATGTTCCAATCATCGTTGAGAGCACTACAAACAATGTGTTAAATAATCAAGGCGGTCTAACGATTGCTGCAGATGATTATAATCCGGAAAAAGTATTCTTAGATAATGTAGGTAATAATTTCAAATCAGGTGATACTTTTGATGGTGATGTTGTTGGGGTTATTTCTTACTCAAGTAATGGCTATCAACTTTTAACAAACAAAGATAAATTACCTAAAGTAATCGAGTCTAACATACAACCAGAAGTAACGAATATTGCTCCAGCTGATGATAAATTAACTGTAGCAACTTACAATATGGAAAACTTCTCAAATAACAAATCAAACACACCAGATGAAAAAGTAGCCAAAATAGCGAAAACATTTGTAAGTAATATGAAGTCACCAGACATTATTTCGTTAGTAGAAGTACAAGATAATGACGGTGAAACAGATTCTGGAAATGCAGATGCATCTGAAAGCTACGAACGTCTAATAGCAGCAATCAAAGCAGAAAATGGCCCTGATTATAAATGGACAGATGTTACACCTGTAAACAATGATAACGGTGGTGCACCTGGGGGGAATATCCGTGTTGGTTACCTATATAACCCTGACCGCGTTACATTAGTTGAAGGAACCAAAGGTACAGGCACACAAGCTAATGCTTGGAGTGAAACAGGTAATTTAACGCTTAACCCAGGAGTCATTAATCCTGCTAAATTTCCTGATACACGTAAACCAATCGTTTCAGAATTTGAGTTCCAAGGAGAACGAGTAGTTGTCATCGGTGCTCATTTAAATTCTAAAGGTGGAGATCAATCCTTATGGGGATCTAACCAGCCTCCTAAATTAAATTCAGAATCAGAACGTCTTGGTCTAGCACAAGAAATTAATGATTTCATTGATGCAGGACTTGCAAAAAATCCTAATTTAAATATTGTTGTTGCTGGAGATATGAACGATTTTGAATTCACACCAGCTCTTGAAACACTTAAAGGTGGTGTATTAACAAATATGGTTGATCACGTACCTGCTGAAGATCGTTTCTCTTATTTCTTCCAAGGAAACAACCAAACGTTAGACCATATTTTAGTTTCAAACAACTTATTAAATGCTACAACAGCTGACATGATTCACATTAATGCGAACTTTACTGAACAGGCATCTGACCACGATCCAGTATTGGTTCAAATTGATCTAGCTAATGCAAATAAGAATTTTGATTTAAGCATCATGCACACAAATGATACCCATGCAGCTTTAGACAAAATGCCTAAAACTGTAACAGCAGTAAAAGAAGTTAGAGCAGAAAACCCAGATGCATTGCTTTTAAATGCAGGGGATGTTTTCACTGGAACATTGTATTTCAATGAATTCCATGGGCAAGCTGACTTGGCTCTAATGAATCTTATGCGCTATGATGCAATGACATTTGGTAACCATGAGTTTGATTTAGGCTCATCAGATGAAGGACATCAAGGCTTAGTTGATTTTATTAAGGAAGCAAAATTCCCATTTGTGAGTGCAAACGTTGATTTCTCACAAGATAATAAATTTACAGGTATTTTCAATGATTCCGTAACAGCTGAAGCAGTAAATGGTCAAATTTATAATGGTATTATCAAAGAGGTTAATGGTGAAAAGGTTGGTATCTTTGGTTTAACAACAGCGGAAACTGAAGATCTATCCAGCCCTGGAGCCATAACTTTTGAAGATTATAAAGCAGAAGCAGAAAAAGCAGTTGCCGCTTTTGAAGAACAAGGCGTTAATAAGATTATTGCATTAACTCATATCGGATATGACGACAATGCAGCATTTGATAACGACTTGGTATTAGCAGAAGAAGTTGAAGGTATTGACGTTATCGTTGGTGGACACAGTCATACCGTATTAGCTGAACCAGTAGTTGTTGCTAAAGACACAACACCAACTTTAATTGTTCAAACTGGTAATGCAAACAGCAATCTAGGTGTGCTTGATGTTGAATTTGATGAATATGGCGTTGTAGTTGGACAAGCTGGAGAATTAATTGCAATTGACAAACAAGCTGATGATCAAGAAGCTGCAGCGTTGTTAGCACCATACAAAACAAAAGTAGATGCTGTTGCGAAAGAGGAAATCGGTGTAACAACGACTGCAGAATTGGAAAACCCACGTACAAATGGCGATAATACAGCACCTAGTGTACGTAAAAATGAAACCATTCTTGGTAACCTTATTACGGATGGTATGCTTACAAAAGCAAAAGAATTTACAGGTAAAAATGTAATCATGGCATTGCAAAACGGCGGCGGAATCCGTGCAGCCATTAATGCTGGTCCGATCACAGTAGGAGAAGTCATTACTGTATTACCATTTGCAAACACATTAGCAACCATGGATGTAACTGGAGCTGAGTTAAAAGAAGCATTTGAAATTAGTTTCAGTAAATACCCAGGTGAAAATGGCGGTTTCTTACATGTAGCAGGTGGTAAAGTGGTATTTGATTCTACGAAACCAGCAGGAGAACGTGTAGTATCCTTAAAATATTTAAATCAAAATGGTAAATATGTAGACGTTCAAGACGAAGAAACTTATACAGTCGCAACGAATGCCTTCACAGCTAAAGGCGGAGATGGCTATGATGTCTTTGCGAAAGCTTATGAAGAAGGTAGAGTAACAGACTTAGGTTTATCTGACTGGGAAAACTTCCGTGATTATCTAGTAAGCTTAGAAACGATCCCAACAAAAGTGGAAGGGCGAATTGTTGAAGGAAGTGATGATCCAGGTAATAAACCGGGAGAAAACCCAGGTAATAAACCAGGCGAAAATCCAGGTAATAAACCGGGAGAAAATCCAGGCAATAAACCAGGCGAAAATCCAGGTAATAAACCGGGAGAAAATCCAGGCAATAAACCAGGCGAAAAACCTGGTAATAATCCAGGTAAATCAGATGAGGCAAAAGTTATTAAACCGAAAGTAGCAAAAGAAGGTAATAAGTATACAATTAGTGAAGAGGCGCTTGAAAACCTTGAAGAAAAAGCAATAGTAGTTGTTGAAGTTGATAATAAAATTAATGCAACAGTAAAACTTAAGAAAGAACAAATTCAAGCTTTAAAAGATGCTAGTGCAGCAATTCAGGTAAGCAATGGAAATGTAGAAGTACTAATTCCTGCTTCTATCCTGCCATTAGCAGAAAATCTAGATATTAAAGTGAAGAAAATGCAAGCAATAGGATCACTAACTGTTTATGACTTTACCAATGAAGCTGATGGCAAATTGTATCATGAGTTCAATGAAAAAGTTAAACTTACATTCAAAGTGGATCAAAAACAAATTAAGAATCCTAAAAATGTAAAAGTTTATTATTGGAATGAAAAGGAAGAAAAATGGGTGTTAATCGGGGGAGAATACCAAAATGGTGAAATCTCAGCCTATACCGATCACTTCAGTACGTATGGTGTATTCGAAGGTCAACCAGCTTCTAATAAAATTCCAACACAAGCTGATCATGAACTTCCAAATACAGCAACAAACAACTTTAACATTTTACTAGCAGGATTAATGTTAGTTCTATCTGGCGGCGTGTTATACTTCGTTAAGAGAAGAAATGCTATTTCAAATTAA
- a CDS encoding DUF2231 domain-containing protein, whose translation MKKRGKLRVFGHPVHPVITHFPMALLPVSLFGDLIGVWTDASFW comes from the coding sequence ATGAAAAAGCGGGGTAAGTTGAGGGTTTTTGGGCATCCAGTACACCCTGTCATTACACATTTTCCAATGGCCCTTTTACCGGTGTCGCTATTTGGTGATCTGATTGGAGTATGGACAGATGCTTCTTTCTGGTGA